The proteins below are encoded in one region of Carcharodon carcharias isolate sCarCar2 chromosome 2, sCarCar2.pri, whole genome shotgun sequence:
- the mterf4 gene encoding transcription termination factor 4, mitochondrial isoform X2, translated as MSRSLKEVTQQAVRLHCFLQRTQPLVGYWQLLSTQKYNTQNAGPWRYISCGFPTAGTLSQSEETSPDSLSAPKIKPELLEALRQTAAKNFGKSDIDTSGFEIVAESILKLGFSQVQVKQLLALNPRIAVQPPQKSLPALYMLSLLGLNPSSTLKVLEKCPELFGAKDHQLQSRIDNLQKHGLGEGSLQRVLLQSPQILNLSAKQVNNTVRFLKDKCIFTGQQITEILQTSPNILFEKSEELEYKFQYAYFRMGIKQSEMTKSGLFRVSLEELKQRHIFLERLGFYQTPDKKGQTQIINPKAKDILTTSEDYFLAKVARSSWEEFDIFKKLLSHEEVEKEELESTEWEDEEESEKYSSEEDEGPLQGK; from the exons ATGAGCCGGAGTTTGAAAGAGGTGACACAGCAG GCTGTGCGTTTGCATTGCTTCCTCCAAAGGACCCAGCCACTTGTTGGGTATTGGCAACTTCTCTCTACACAGAAATACAACACTCAAAATGCAGGACCTTGGAGATATATCTCTTGTGGGTTCCCTACAGCCGGGACTCTCAGTCAGTCTGAGGAAACTTCACCCGATTCCCTTTCAGCTCCAAAGATCAAACCCGAGCTTCTGGAAGCTCTCCGACAAACTGCTGCGAAAAATTTTGGAAAGTCAGACATCGATACCTCAGGCTTTGAGATTGTGGCCGAATCCATCCTGAAGCTCGGATTCAGCCAGGTGCAGGTGAAGCAGCTGCTGGCTTTGAATCCCAGAATTGCTGTACAACCTCCACAGAAGAGCCTTCCTGCACTTTACATGCTCAGCCTCCTTGGCCTAAACCCAAGCAGCACCCTCAAGGTCCTGGAGAAATGTCCAGAACTGTTTGGAGCAAAGGACCATCAACTTCAGTCGCGCATTGACAACCTGCAGAAGCATGGGCTGGGAGAAG GCAGTCTACAACGTGTATTGCTGCAATCCCCACAGATCCTGAACCTCTCTGCAAAGCAGGTGAACAACACAGTGCGTTTCTTGAAAGACAAGTGTATTTTCACAGGTCAGCAGATAACAGAAATCCTCCAGACTTCACCCAACATCCTTTTTGAGAAATCTGAAGAATTGGAATACAAGTTCCAG TATGCCTATTTCCGAATGGGAATAAAACAATCGGAAATGACAAAATCAGGATTATTCCGGGTGTCACTGGAAGAACTGAAGCAGCGTCACATCTTCTTGGAACGGCTAGGATTTTACCAGACTCCAGATAAGAAAGGACAGACCCAGATCATAAACCCAAAAGCGAAGGACATACTCACCACCAGCGAGGACTATTTCCTAGCTAAAGTGGCCAGGTCGTCCTGGGAAGAGTTTGACATCTTTAAGAAGCTGCTGAGTCATGAGGAGGTTGAGAAAGAAGAACTTGAGTCCACAGAATGGGAAGATGAAGAAGAATCTGAGaagtacagcagtgaggaggaTGAAGGACCACTTCAGGGAAAGTGA
- the mterf4 gene encoding transcription termination factor 4, mitochondrial isoform X3, translating to MSRSLKEAVRLHCFLQRTQPLVGYWQLLSTQKYNTQNAGPWRYISCGFPTAGTLSQSEETSPDSLSAPKIKPELLEALRQTAAKNFGKSDIDTSGFEIVAESILKLGFSQVQVKQLLALNPRIAVQPPQKSLPALYMLSLLGLNPSSTLKVLEKCPELFGAKDHQLQSRIDNLQKHGLGEGSLQRVLLQSPQILNLSAKQVNNTVRFLKDKCIFTGQQITEILQTSPNILFEKSEELEYKFQYAYFRMGIKQSEMTKSGLFRVSLEELKQRHIFLERLGFYQTPDKKGQTQIINPKAKDILTTSEDYFLAKVARSSWEEFDIFKKLLSHEEVEKEELESTEWEDEEESEKYSSEEDEGPLQGK from the exons ATGAGCCGGAGTTTGAAAGAG GCTGTGCGTTTGCATTGCTTCCTCCAAAGGACCCAGCCACTTGTTGGGTATTGGCAACTTCTCTCTACACAGAAATACAACACTCAAAATGCAGGACCTTGGAGATATATCTCTTGTGGGTTCCCTACAGCCGGGACTCTCAGTCAGTCTGAGGAAACTTCACCCGATTCCCTTTCAGCTCCAAAGATCAAACCCGAGCTTCTGGAAGCTCTCCGACAAACTGCTGCGAAAAATTTTGGAAAGTCAGACATCGATACCTCAGGCTTTGAGATTGTGGCCGAATCCATCCTGAAGCTCGGATTCAGCCAGGTGCAGGTGAAGCAGCTGCTGGCTTTGAATCCCAGAATTGCTGTACAACCTCCACAGAAGAGCCTTCCTGCACTTTACATGCTCAGCCTCCTTGGCCTAAACCCAAGCAGCACCCTCAAGGTCCTGGAGAAATGTCCAGAACTGTTTGGAGCAAAGGACCATCAACTTCAGTCGCGCATTGACAACCTGCAGAAGCATGGGCTGGGAGAAG GCAGTCTACAACGTGTATTGCTGCAATCCCCACAGATCCTGAACCTCTCTGCAAAGCAGGTGAACAACACAGTGCGTTTCTTGAAAGACAAGTGTATTTTCACAGGTCAGCAGATAACAGAAATCCTCCAGACTTCACCCAACATCCTTTTTGAGAAATCTGAAGAATTGGAATACAAGTTCCAG TATGCCTATTTCCGAATGGGAATAAAACAATCGGAAATGACAAAATCAGGATTATTCCGGGTGTCACTGGAAGAACTGAAGCAGCGTCACATCTTCTTGGAACGGCTAGGATTTTACCAGACTCCAGATAAGAAAGGACAGACCCAGATCATAAACCCAAAAGCGAAGGACATACTCACCACCAGCGAGGACTATTTCCTAGCTAAAGTGGCCAGGTCGTCCTGGGAAGAGTTTGACATCTTTAAGAAGCTGCTGAGTCATGAGGAGGTTGAGAAAGAAGAACTTGAGTCCACAGAATGGGAAGATGAAGAAGAATCTGAGaagtacagcagtgaggaggaTGAAGGACCACTTCAGGGAAAGTGA
- the mterf4 gene encoding transcription termination factor 4, mitochondrial isoform X1, which translates to MSDIVIDKWNSVSPECNLLGLSIASSEFSTVRFQRFRLHVQSVLFVFVKTAFGLFPFFPHPVVIFQAVRLHCFLQRTQPLVGYWQLLSTQKYNTQNAGPWRYISCGFPTAGTLSQSEETSPDSLSAPKIKPELLEALRQTAAKNFGKSDIDTSGFEIVAESILKLGFSQVQVKQLLALNPRIAVQPPQKSLPALYMLSLLGLNPSSTLKVLEKCPELFGAKDHQLQSRIDNLQKHGLGEGSLQRVLLQSPQILNLSAKQVNNTVRFLKDKCIFTGQQITEILQTSPNILFEKSEELEYKFQYAYFRMGIKQSEMTKSGLFRVSLEELKQRHIFLERLGFYQTPDKKGQTQIINPKAKDILTTSEDYFLAKVARSSWEEFDIFKKLLSHEEVEKEELESTEWEDEEESEKYSSEEDEGPLQGK; encoded by the exons ATGAGTGATATTGTGATAGATAAATGGAATTCAGTCAGTCCTGAATGTAACCTGCTGGGTCTCTCCATTGCCTCAAGCGAGTTTAGCACAGTGAGATTTCAAAGGTTCAGGCTTCATGTCCAATCTGTGctgtttgtttttgttaaaaCTGCATTTGGACTATTCCCCTTCTTTCCTCACCCTGTTGTTATCTTTCAGGCTGTGCGTTTGCATTGCTTCCTCCAAAGGACCCAGCCACTTGTTGGGTATTGGCAACTTCTCTCTACACAGAAATACAACACTCAAAATGCAGGACCTTGGAGATATATCTCTTGTGGGTTCCCTACAGCCGGGACTCTCAGTCAGTCTGAGGAAACTTCACCCGATTCCCTTTCAGCTCCAAAGATCAAACCCGAGCTTCTGGAAGCTCTCCGACAAACTGCTGCGAAAAATTTTGGAAAGTCAGACATCGATACCTCAGGCTTTGAGATTGTGGCCGAATCCATCCTGAAGCTCGGATTCAGCCAGGTGCAGGTGAAGCAGCTGCTGGCTTTGAATCCCAGAATTGCTGTACAACCTCCACAGAAGAGCCTTCCTGCACTTTACATGCTCAGCCTCCTTGGCCTAAACCCAAGCAGCACCCTCAAGGTCCTGGAGAAATGTCCAGAACTGTTTGGAGCAAAGGACCATCAACTTCAGTCGCGCATTGACAACCTGCAGAAGCATGGGCTGGGAGAAG GCAGTCTACAACGTGTATTGCTGCAATCCCCACAGATCCTGAACCTCTCTGCAAAGCAGGTGAACAACACAGTGCGTTTCTTGAAAGACAAGTGTATTTTCACAGGTCAGCAGATAACAGAAATCCTCCAGACTTCACCCAACATCCTTTTTGAGAAATCTGAAGAATTGGAATACAAGTTCCAG TATGCCTATTTCCGAATGGGAATAAAACAATCGGAAATGACAAAATCAGGATTATTCCGGGTGTCACTGGAAGAACTGAAGCAGCGTCACATCTTCTTGGAACGGCTAGGATTTTACCAGACTCCAGATAAGAAAGGACAGACCCAGATCATAAACCCAAAAGCGAAGGACATACTCACCACCAGCGAGGACTATTTCCTAGCTAAAGTGGCCAGGTCGTCCTGGGAAGAGTTTGACATCTTTAAGAAGCTGCTGAGTCATGAGGAGGTTGAGAAAGAAGAACTTGAGTCCACAGAATGGGAAGATGAAGAAGAATCTGAGaagtacagcagtgaggaggaTGAAGGACCACTTCAGGGAAAGTGA
- the mterf4 gene encoding transcription termination factor 4, mitochondrial isoform X4: MSDIVIDKWNSVSPECNLLGLSIASSEFSTVRFQRFRLHVQSVLFVFVKTAFGLFPFFPHPVVIFQAVRLHCFLQRTQPLVGYWQLLSTQKYNTQNAGPWRYISCGFPTAGTLSQSEETSPDSLSAPKIKPELLEALRQTAAKNFGKSDIDTSGFEIVAESILKLGFSQVQVKQLLALNPRIAVQPPQKSLPALYMLSLLGLNPSSTLKVLEKCPELFGAKDHQLQSRIDNLQKHGLGEGSLQRVLLQSPQILNLSAKQVNNTVRFLKDKCIFTGQQITEILQTSPNILFEKSEELEYKFQNKGSNYILKQAEARSLL; the protein is encoded by the exons ATGAGTGATATTGTGATAGATAAATGGAATTCAGTCAGTCCTGAATGTAACCTGCTGGGTCTCTCCATTGCCTCAAGCGAGTTTAGCACAGTGAGATTTCAAAGGTTCAGGCTTCATGTCCAATCTGTGctgtttgtttttgttaaaaCTGCATTTGGACTATTCCCCTTCTTTCCTCACCCTGTTGTTATCTTTCAGGCTGTGCGTTTGCATTGCTTCCTCCAAAGGACCCAGCCACTTGTTGGGTATTGGCAACTTCTCTCTACACAGAAATACAACACTCAAAATGCAGGACCTTGGAGATATATCTCTTGTGGGTTCCCTACAGCCGGGACTCTCAGTCAGTCTGAGGAAACTTCACCCGATTCCCTTTCAGCTCCAAAGATCAAACCCGAGCTTCTGGAAGCTCTCCGACAAACTGCTGCGAAAAATTTTGGAAAGTCAGACATCGATACCTCAGGCTTTGAGATTGTGGCCGAATCCATCCTGAAGCTCGGATTCAGCCAGGTGCAGGTGAAGCAGCTGCTGGCTTTGAATCCCAGAATTGCTGTACAACCTCCACAGAAGAGCCTTCCTGCACTTTACATGCTCAGCCTCCTTGGCCTAAACCCAAGCAGCACCCTCAAGGTCCTGGAGAAATGTCCAGAACTGTTTGGAGCAAAGGACCATCAACTTCAGTCGCGCATTGACAACCTGCAGAAGCATGGGCTGGGAGAAG GCAGTCTACAACGTGTATTGCTGCAATCCCCACAGATCCTGAACCTCTCTGCAAAGCAGGTGAACAACACAGTGCGTTTCTTGAAAGACAAGTGTATTTTCACAGGTCAGCAGATAACAGAAATCCTCCAGACTTCACCCAACATCCTTTTTGAGAAATCTGAAGAATTGGAATACAAGTTCCAG AACAAAGGATCAAACTACATTTTGAAGCAAGCTGAAGCAAGATCTTTGCTGTAG
- the mterf4 gene encoding transcription termination factor 4, mitochondrial isoform X5: MSDIVIDKWNSVSPECNLLGLSIASSEFSTVRFQRFRLHVQSVLFVFVKTAFGLFPFFPHPVVIFQAVRLHCFLQRTQPLVGYWQLLSTQKYNTQNAGPWRYISCGFPTAGTLSQSEETSPDSLSAPKIKPELLEALRQTAAKNFGKSDIDTSGFEIVAESILKLGFSQVQVKQLLALNPRIAVQPPQKSLPALYMLSLLGLNPSSTLKVLEKCPELFGAKDHQLQSRIDNLQKHGLGEGSLQRVLLQSPQILNLSAKQVNNTVRFLKDKCIFTGQQITEILQTSPNILFEKSEELEYKFQLPHHCDTGFTWIR, translated from the exons ATGAGTGATATTGTGATAGATAAATGGAATTCAGTCAGTCCTGAATGTAACCTGCTGGGTCTCTCCATTGCCTCAAGCGAGTTTAGCACAGTGAGATTTCAAAGGTTCAGGCTTCATGTCCAATCTGTGctgtttgtttttgttaaaaCTGCATTTGGACTATTCCCCTTCTTTCCTCACCCTGTTGTTATCTTTCAGGCTGTGCGTTTGCATTGCTTCCTCCAAAGGACCCAGCCACTTGTTGGGTATTGGCAACTTCTCTCTACACAGAAATACAACACTCAAAATGCAGGACCTTGGAGATATATCTCTTGTGGGTTCCCTACAGCCGGGACTCTCAGTCAGTCTGAGGAAACTTCACCCGATTCCCTTTCAGCTCCAAAGATCAAACCCGAGCTTCTGGAAGCTCTCCGACAAACTGCTGCGAAAAATTTTGGAAAGTCAGACATCGATACCTCAGGCTTTGAGATTGTGGCCGAATCCATCCTGAAGCTCGGATTCAGCCAGGTGCAGGTGAAGCAGCTGCTGGCTTTGAATCCCAGAATTGCTGTACAACCTCCACAGAAGAGCCTTCCTGCACTTTACATGCTCAGCCTCCTTGGCCTAAACCCAAGCAGCACCCTCAAGGTCCTGGAGAAATGTCCAGAACTGTTTGGAGCAAAGGACCATCAACTTCAGTCGCGCATTGACAACCTGCAGAAGCATGGGCTGGGAGAAG GCAGTCTACAACGTGTATTGCTGCAATCCCCACAGATCCTGAACCTCTCTGCAAAGCAGGTGAACAACACAGTGCGTTTCTTGAAAGACAAGTGTATTTTCACAGGTCAGCAGATAACAGAAATCCTCCAGACTTCACCCAACATCCTTTTTGAGAAATCTGAAGAATTGGAATACAAGTTCCAG TTACCCCATCACTGTGACACAGGCTTTACCTGGATAAGGTAA